The window GACGTTGATCGCCGGCCCCGCTACGAACAGGCCTACCCGACCGGTGACGGCTCATGAGGTCGGCGGCTGCAACGGTCACATGACCGGCATCCGCAGACGCCGAACCGATCACCGTCGATTCGGTTGCCCCTCAGGCCCTGTTGGCGAGATCACTCATGAACTCGTCCGCCGGCACGAACATCTTCGCGTAGTGATGCACCCACTTGATCGTTCCGTCCTGTCCGACGAGAGCGAAACTGTGCGCCGGTCGATCCGAGTGACCGTAGACACCGAGCATCCCGTAGGCCGATGACGTCTTGCGGTTGCTGTCGATCAGGATCGGCGTCGTGATGCCGAAACGGGCCGCCTCGGTTGCGACCTGGTCCGCAGGATTCACCATGATCGGCACGAATGTGATTCCCTTTGCGGCCAAGTCGCTCGCTATCTCGGGAATCTGGGCGAAACAGCCGTCACACCCGACACCCATGGAGAAGTAGAGCAGCACGTCGCCACCCTTGGCCATGACGTCCTGCAACGAGACCATCGTCCCATCGCTCGTAGGGAGGGAGAAGTCCGGCGCCGCCGACGCCACGACCGCCTCGTTCGGGCCTGAAGACAGGACACCGAAGAGAACCAGCCCGACGATACCGATGATGGGTATGCCAAACCCGATCCACTTGCCGATCGATGACTTGCGTTTCGGCTCCGGACGCTTCCGTGGTTGCGCTCCTGCTCTACTCATGACAACTCCCTTCTGTGTCTTCATCTGTGCTTTCGTGATCTTCATGGTCCGTTTCGGGAGGTCGGCGCCGTCCCGCGATGGCTATGGCAAGCCCTGCAACCCCGACCAGGAACAGGCCGGCCGCCCAGTCGGGAATGACTGCCAGGACGTCGACCACAGGGCTGAGATGTTCTTCGAACCACGTGCCGATTCCCGCCTGGAATGAAGGGGCGATGGTCGCTCCCGACACCCCGACAAAGATCAACACGATCCCCATCGCTCCCATCAGGCCACTGGTGACCAGGTTGAGCGTGTTCGTGACGAACGTCTTGCCGGCCAGGCGCCAGGTGACCGTTCTGCCCTTCATGAAGTTCCGTTCGCCGATGTGCCAGCGGTCCCATGCGACGGTCATGATGAGCAACGGGAACACCATCCCGAACACGTAGGCGAGACCGATGCCGACCCCTTGCCACATGGAAGGAGCGACGGCCGAGAGGGTGACCACACCTGCCAGGACCGGAGCACAGCATGAACTCGCCGCCCCCGAGAACACGCCGAGGGCGAACACTCCGGCCGAATCGGTTCGTTGTATGTCGGGAGATCCCTTGAGCATCGGCAATGCCCAACTGCGTCCGATTGCAGCGGCACCGGCAAGCCCGAGAAGGATCAGGCCGGCACCGACGTATACGGCGCCGTGATAGCGAAGCAGCGAGCGGGTCAGGAAACCCACACCGAGGGTGACGGGGACCAGCACGACTGCGAGACCGAGGGCAAAGATGAACGTCAGAGGGAGGAGCCGCCATCGGCCGTTTCTCACCGCCGCCGACAGGTATGCCGGGAACATGAACACGATGCAACAGGGGGCAAACAGCGCCACCGCGCCGGCAAAGAACGCCGCGATGAGCGAGCCCCCGAGAAAGACACCTTCCATCAACCACTCCCCTCGACTCGTGATGCCAACACTTTGCGCAACTTGCGCTCCGAGATCCTTCCGTATCCGAAGAGCTCACCGTCGATCAGCAGCAGTGGCGGGTACGGGGCCCTCCATCGCCGTTGAGCTGCCGCACCGTCGGGTGACGCGAGATCGATCTCGGATACGTCGAGAGGAACATCTGCACCTACCCGCTCGAGAACCTCGCGGGCATGGCTGCAGTAGTGACAGCCGGGGCTCGTCACGAGAGTGACGGAATGCCTCAACCCGTCACCTCGAGCGTTCCGATCATGCCCGCCTCGGCGTGACCCGGGAGAGAACACAGGATTTCGTACGTTCCCGCGGGCGGATCGGCCAATCCGACCGTTTCCTGCCCGCCGGGCCCTGCGGCCACCCGGACGCCAAGCGCGGGGATCGTGAGGTCGTGAGGCAGCGCCCCCTCATTGACGAGGGTGATGTTCACCGCTTCTCCGGCGGGAATCGTGATGGTTGAAGGCTCGAACCGAAACTCCGAGGCCACGACCGTCACCTGCGCGGCACCCGGGATCGCCGGGGATCCGGCCGACCCCCAACCGTCGTGCATCGGATGCCCGCCCATCTGGCCCCACCAGCCGGACGGATTGTCACCGTGCATCCCTGCCCACGGTGTCCCCGACCACGGAAAGAGAACCGTGGACGAGACGGTGGAACCGACGAGCGCCACGGCGATCAGAGCGAGCCCGACGATCCAAAGGCGTTTCATCGCTCAGCCCCGCGACAGCTCATCACGACGAGCAACGAACTCGTCATGATCGATCTCGCCGCGCGCATACCGCTCCTCGAGGATTTCGAGCGCTCTGCTT of the Actinomycetota bacterium genome contains:
- a CDS encoding thioredoxin family protein, yielding MRHSVTLVTSPGCHYCSHAREVLERVGADVPLDVSEIDLASPDGAAAQRRWRAPYPPLLLIDGELFGYGRISERKLRKVLASRVEGSG
- a CDS encoding redoxin family protein, translated to MSRAGAQPRKRPEPKRKSSIGKWIGFGIPIIGIVGLVLFGVLSSGPNEAVVASAAPDFSLPTSDGTMVSLQDVMAKGGDVLLYFSMGVGCDGCFAQIPEIASDLAAKGITFVPIMVNPADQVATEAARFGITTPILIDSNRKTSSAYGMLGVYGHSDRPAHSFALVGQDGTIKWVHHYAKMFVPADEFMSDLANRA
- a CDS encoding cytochrome c biogenesis protein CcdA gives rise to the protein MEGVFLGGSLIAAFFAGAVALFAPCCIVFMFPAYLSAAVRNGRWRLLPLTFIFALGLAVVLVPVTLGVGFLTRSLLRYHGAVYVGAGLILLGLAGAAAIGRSWALPMLKGSPDIQRTDSAGVFALGVFSGAASSCCAPVLAGVVTLSAVAPSMWQGVGIGLAYVFGMVFPLLIMTVAWDRWHIGERNFMKGRTVTWRLAGKTFVTNTLNLVTSGLMGAMGIVLIFVGVSGATIAPSFQAGIGTWFEEHLSPVVDVLAVIPDWAAGLFLVGVAGLAIAIAGRRRPPETDHEDHESTDEDTEGSCHE